A single region of the Musa acuminata AAA Group cultivar baxijiao chromosome BXJ1-11, Cavendish_Baxijiao_AAA, whole genome shotgun sequence genome encodes:
- the LOC135596999 gene encoding uncharacterized protein LOC135596999, which translates to MQPVQVPTCDSSIQSFRVIPVQVPTCDSSIQSFRVVPVQVPTCDPSIQSFRVASVQVPTCDSSIQSFRVVPVQVPTCDSSIQSFRVVPVQVPTCDSSIQSFRVIPVQVPTCDSSIQSFRVVPVQVPTCDSSIQSFRVVPVQVPTCDSSIQSFRVVPVQVPTCDSSIQSFRVVPVQVPTCDSSIQSFQFRFQPATRRSSHSESLQFKFRPATCRSSHSESLQFKFRPATRRSSHSESFQFKFRPATRRSSHSESFQFRFRPATRRPSRSESLQFKSRPATRRSSHHLPLVSRTYGSPVQYTRTPSIHETLKTNVANLRLGGGSDRGVTIMSAGMQTVTPATPWCDTRRYSPKGVMTT; encoded by the coding sequence ATGCAgccagttcaggttccgacctgcgactcgtcgatccagtcattccgagtcattccagttcaggttccaacctgcgactcgtcgatccaatcgttccgagtcgttccagttcaggttccAACCTGCGACccgtcgatccagtcattccgagtcgctTCAGTTCAGGTTCCaacctgcgactcgtcgatccagtcattccgagtcgttccagttcaggttccgacctgcgactcgtcgatccagtcgttccgagtcgttccagttcaggttccgacctgcgactcgtcgatccagtcgtTCCGAGTCATTCCAGTTCAGGTTCCaacctgcgactcgtcgatccagtcgttccgagtcgttccagttcaggttccaacctgcgactcgtcgatccagtcattccgagtcgttccagttcaggttccgacctgcgactcgtcgatccagtcgttccgagtcgttccagttcaggttccgacctgcgactcgtcgatccagtcgttccgagtcgttccagttcaggttccaacctgcgactcgtcgatccagtcgttccagttcaggttccaacctgcgactcgtcgatccagtcattccgagtcgctTCAGTTCAAATTCCGACCTGCGACTtgtcgatccagtcattccgagtcgctTCAGTTCAaattccgacctgcgactcgtcgatccagtcattccgagtcgttccagttcaaaTTCCGACCTGCGACccgtcgatccagtcattccgagtcgttccagttcaggttccgaccagCGACTCGTCGTCCCAGTCGTTCCGAGTCGCTTCAGTTCAAAtcccgacctgcgactcgtcgatccagtcatcaCTTGCCGCTCGTTTCTCGGACTTATGGTTCGCCTGTTCAATACACGAGGACGCCCTCCATCCACGAAACTCTAAAGACCAATGTAGCAAACCTCCGCCTTGGGGGGGGAAGTGATAGGGGAGTCACCATAATGTCAGCAGGGATGCAGACTGTGACTCCAGCCACCCCGTGGTGTGACACCCGAAGGTACTCCCCTAAGGGAGTAATGACGACGTGA